The region ATCTTCAGAGAAGTTCAAAGAATGCGTATCCACGCAAACTGGAGTCTGGCAAGAGAAAACGAAACGTGATTCAACTTTAAGATCTTAAAATATGTCGCCTCAATTTAGCCGCGAACCCTTGCTCACGATTGTGTCTCAGCTTGTTCTGGCGTCGTGGGTGGGCCCCTGTATTTTAACCCTTGTGACGTCAACCCCAGTACCTCAGGAAACTAAGGCCTAGTCACATTCTGATGCTCGGAAAAAACAGTAAGGAAACCTCTTTGCCCTTAGAAACAAGGTTCTAGCCATGCTACTCACCCCTTTAGGAATTTGATATCCTCCCAAATCAGTAACTTGTTTGACAGTTTTTTCTGGTAAACTCAACGCCAACGCAGGATGCATCCTAGCACTTTCTTTCAGCACCATCTCCATATATGGCAACTTCTTCTCCAAGTCTGCATGGGAGCTGGGATCGCTACCTTGCAATATCGCATCTATTTCCCGTCGAACTTTGTCTTGGATGTTCTTGTGTTGAGCGAGATCGGCAAGTGCAAAGGAAGTGGCAGCGAAACTGACATCGATGTTCAAAAGAAGGATTTCATCCAAGGAATGAAAAAACTAGAAAGAAACAAGTCTTTTAAATCCTGGGGAGGAGAGGGGACTCTCATATAAAAAGGACGGggtgctcgtcggaaatttttgaaaagaaccCCTAAGAGGTACCAAAATAATGTCTTATGGGCATGgcatgatattttttttcaccccTAAGAGGCAccatttaaatgaaaaattagataattgtcaaaataattatacttCCTGTCATGATTTTCAGGCTCAATACCCTAAAAGGTACGCTAAGGCTCCCACTGTGGACCTTTTGAGGCTGAAAATTCTAAGAGCTACCAAAACCGCTTTTTTAACCCCTTAAAGGTACGACGAGCACCCAGTCCTTTTAAAGTGGAGTCCCCACCCCGGGTTGTAAATGTCCAAAACTTGATTAGGCTTGGTTCATAAATTCCGTGGCTTTACGGATTGAGTCTCTGTGAGAAGCCTTTTTGTGTGTGAATTGATTACAACTTGTCGAAGTTATGTAATAATAGAACAGAAAACACTTTGCAACAGGCCCTATTGTTTTGTGCGTTATAGTAAGATAAATGTCCTTTCCCGCATACCTCTCTTTCATCTATTTCAAGCGCGTGTGTTTTAAGTTGCTCCATCATACCAAAGAAAAAGCCATCACCAGCACTAAGTCGCCCTTCTTCATattctttgaacaaaaatcgattgaactcgtcccAGGCCTCATTAAATCGCCGCGCCTTCTGGTTGGCCTTTGTCGGCAAAAGTGAATAAAAAGGCAATCTTGTCTCACCCACGTTTAACATATCCACGGCCCCTTGCAGTAAATTACTCAGTTGCAAGATACGATGGAAATGAGTACAAAGTACATCTTCTCCATAAACCACATGCACTAAAGCTCGAAGTGTGACATCCGCCAGCCCTGCTGTTTGAAGATCCACAGGCTTACCAACCGGTAAGGATTCCACAAAGGATTTGCACTCTCGACCAAGAACCTTCAAAGTCTTGTAAACGGCTTCCGAAGAGAAGTATTTCTCAAAGGGTCCTCGACATCTTTTCACCTCGTCTCTGCCGTGACTTGTTGCCAAGCAGTTGCCGAGTATGTCTTTGAACACGGCTCCAAGACAAGTGAAGTCGGGCTCGCGCTGATGGGAATAATGGTCTGAGTAGAAAGCACGAATGGCTTTTGCGTCGGCTAAGATTCTGTGGGAGCACAAAAAGTAAATTTAGAGAAGCTTTAAGGTGGTTCCTTAGTATCATCATCGTCGTTACcgacgacaacaacaacaacaagtccTTAGACCTCACATCGTTCAATAGTGGGGTCGCACCGAGTAACACTCGCCTACTTACCACATTTTCATGTCGTCATCCACGCTGTGTTTTACTAAAAGTGACGTGGTTTACACAGATGTTTTTAGTCCTGCAAATGTAGCATGAACATACAACTGTCTAGAAGTGGAAATGGCCATGTTGATTCTTCGGATTCGTTCGTTCGTTCGTTACATCGCTCaaaggggagggggggggggttacgGGCTCCCCAGAACTCCCCTGCCTATGCCCTTGGCACAAGGCACACCCAAGCATTATGACTtgacataataataacatgtATCCCCGTGCTCGTTAACTAGGactgagaaacaactggcttAATTTATGTCTGTAATCGAGGATGtggttttttcattagttcaTGCTACGTGTTGAGGGAAATGACACAACCAGTGTGTTGTATTTATCAAAATGAACTAGATGTTTTACGACACCGACCCATGCAACTCATAACAAAACTGCTTATCATACTGAGAAAGTAGGTGTAGACAGGTTACGGAGGAATGTTGGCGATATATTCGTCTGAAACTCCCTCCCTCTCGACACGGGATGGGGGAATTCTCGATAATTATCATGCCTCTGATGTgaaatccaccaatcagaCAGGTCTGTTTTAGTCACCCACAAAAAGCAAGCATGTCACAGTAACCCAAAAACTTAGTGAGCAAGAGTCATAAGTGCATCAAACTCAAAGAAACCGATGCacgtttacaaaaaaaaaaaaaaaaaattcaatccCTTCCTCCATTGATACTTACATGACAGGTGTAAGACAGTTCCATAGATAATAAATAGAACCATGTTTCTTGGATAAAGGTCGTCCAAAGAAGTTGACTTGATTGAAATGGCCCCAAGGTAAGTTTGGAAGTTCTCCTGACAGACGCCTTCCATCAGAACTCTTAACCGGAACTCGCAGATAAACCAAACAAAGCTATAGTAGTGAAATaacacaaagcaaaatttttgcaaggTCACATACAGTAGGGACCTTACcttaatttgaatatttaataACCGTAGTACAATGATTTCGGTgtgctttttcattttgacataCTTGTTTGACGTCCCGGCTTTCGAAACGACGACGTACAATGACGAAATTTAAAGTTCTGTGGAAGACATCAGCACATGCACGACAGGCTATGTAAAAggttactttttttctctaaacTTCTAATCCCTCCTTGCCATGCAGTTAAATATGCTTGGACAGTTAGTTCTCATTTTATTATCAAAACGACTTGAAACAATTCTTGTGTGTCACGATTAATGTGAACTTGTGCATCGGAGTGACGTCCTTTGTAAAGTtatggtggaattttttgggAAGAAAGATCACGCATCAGTTGTGGTTTAACACGGATTACTTGAAGATTTCACGCTTataccattttcttttttttcacagcCATTACTTCGAGTAAAACCTCTAAAGAAAGATGAccaatacaacaaaagaagccCTTTTATAAAATTCTTATATTAATTTCATAGTTTTAGCTCATCacagatttttctttctaaGAATTGAAAAACCATAAACTATTCCAAAACTGCACAGCTTACCCAAACGACcggtcaaaaaagaaaatatttccaCCAGCCggtatatttattttattaatattgaCTAGAACGGATTTAGAATACCGTTCAACTCTAATGGCGAGCACAAAAGATGATAGCTCCAGTCCTAGGGAATTCAGTAGGGAATTAGGGAGCAAGGGAACATGGGAACATGATCCTGTCTCAGGGACCGCGGGAATAACCACGAGTTGATGTTGAAGGTGTACATGTTAAGCAGGTATGTTAGACAGGGAACaagtaaagaaaaactgtGAAATACAGGCATACAGCCGACATTTTGGAAGGGAAAAATGACCCCCTGGGGTTCACGCTCTAAATTCTTGTCAATTCGACTCACCAAAAAAAACGAAGCTATTTCTGCTAGTCCAGTAGGCTTTTTCTATCTCATCAACTTTAGAATTTCAGATTTCGCTTCACTCACCTGAAGTATTTTATAGAAAACTGGCAAAAATAACAGCAAAATGGTTACAATGAAGACTTGAGAAGAATTGTACGTATCACCCATAACCATTGTATAATGTTTCATTCTACACGTCCGGTGTGGGCTGCTGGAATATTTAGATGAATATCcttctgttttcaaaaaaaaattcgcaaGTGATCATAAGAAAATCACGAGATCAAAACcggaaattaaattttcgtGGAAAAAGAGGAACACTGTTTTTCCTTTACCTTAATTGGAATGTGCGCTTTATGTCAATTATAGGTATCTAATCACCCTTAAAGAATTTGGAGTCATTGATGCGCTTTAACAATAACCATGAGGAAACTAAAAACCTCGTGATATCCTACTACGACGAGAATGGAAAACATTTGGATCGAGAGTGGACTATGGGACGCTAGTCATAAAATACTCGATCACACGCATCCGTCTACGTCAAATATTCTGCTGTGATAAAACAGCAAATCTCTTCCATAGTAGTATGTCACACTGTGAAATTTCTCAAGCCCTtctaaatggaaaaaaattcctAGGCGATAGACGAACAATGATGCTTGGCCTTAGCCCTGGAAACCCTTACTTTTATAACTTAGACGTGTTGAGGCACCTGTTTAAGTTTGCAAGACAGAGCTCGGATAAGGTAGGGCGTTgccttcttttcctttctccaACTTTTACTTGGCTAACGGTATAAGAACTTTTTCATTGTCACTTCTATTACTTTGACATTTTTACCCGCCAGGTTCTCATCTTCATCCCTGACAAGATCTCTGAGCATAATTTCCAGGCCGTAGGGTCGAAAAACCCGGAGAGATCGGCTCGCGTGAAAGCCAATCGTCTGAGAAACAAATGTCATGAGGCAATCGAAACAAATGGCCGTGGTGAAGCTCCATTCAGATACATCAAATGGATGGAAGAAGTTGAAACGTGTCAGAAATACCACGAAGCTTACAAAGAAATCCAAGAGCTGTACCGAAGGAACGAAGAGTTCCAAGCCGATATCAAGCAATCCACGGAAATGGCTTTGAGATGCCTCAAGAAAGGCCGAGAAAAAGCTGAGGAATCCCACAATAAGGAGAACGAGGACGCCGAAACATTCGATTTGGAGGAAGGAGTAAAATATCTTCTTAAAGAACTTGCCTTTCTGGAAGTAGTTCCTAGCATCTATGAAAGTTGCCaagagtttgtttttgtgtatcaCCGTTCATGGCCGGTTCTGGAAAAGTACATGAATGGTTATTACGATAATATCCCGAAACCCTCTCTCGGGTTTGTCGTCCATCAGTGAATACTATTAGGGAGCATGTGCAACGGTAGTGACTAGATCATTACAAGTTTGCattacaaacaaagaaaactccGTAAATATTTAATTCGTTTAGAAAAGTATATGACAGTCGTAATTACATTGGGGCTTTCAATGTGAAACGATTTCCTTGGTTGCTTTCTCAAAAatgatcaatttttatttgctgaaTATGTGTTGCTACTTTTTGTTGTCGTTTCCAACAACTCGCTAATGTATTTGAGATTTGGATATCTCGAgataaaaatttcacattgAATACTGTGTTTGCTGCTCTGTTTTAGATAGGCTTTTAGCGGAAATGAAACCATAGCAAGAGAAAGATATCCCTGGGCCTTCGAAAAAagagtgaaaataaaaagtatGCATTCACCTTCTTTGAAGTTGGGTCAACATCTAACATATCATTCTAGACGAAtcctttcttttccaaatttcacACCGCTAGAAATTATTAGCTGACACTGTTTCTTCTAACTTTAACCAAATGTTTGCACTTTTCTAAGGACACTCAGGCAAGATTTAGACACTACATGGAAAAGGAACTTCTAATTCCAATCTAACATCGATTGAAATCTCTCGTCTATGGAATTTAGCAGTGTACATGTtctagtctttgaaaaaacgAATCTGCTCTCATTTATGGCTTGAGGAAAGAGGCTATGGGGAAGGACgtttaaaaaatgacaaaaaaagaaaaaagccaaaacTGACAAGCAATGCACAATTGCTTCCTTCAAGATCATTTGGGCCGATTTTCTAGATCTTGCATCATATTCCAACCAAAAATCGGCTTTGGTTCATGAAACAAATACAATTTaatgaccctttagcctcggCCAGCCTCGGCCAAAGTACAGCCTAGAAAAAAATGCAGCAATTACAAAGccaaccaaaataaaaataaaattgttttatacCCTTTCTTATAAATTGTATTATTGGTCTAATTTCATATTCGACCTTctttattttgaagaaattgaGTTAAATCATGATATTTCTTCCATGGTGTAAAAGTGAAGCAGAGTTTACACATTCTTTCCCTATAACCGGAGTAATTATGTAACTCATCCGTTCTTTCCACGAAATTTCCTAATGCATGATTAAACAGCTCACCGCGGAAATGACCTTCTAGCTGTTTCGAAATCGCAGTCATAATATTTGTAATTCAAATA is a window of Acropora palmata chromosome 4, jaAcrPala1.3, whole genome shotgun sequence DNA encoding:
- the LOC141878352 gene encoding uncharacterized protein LOC141878352, which gives rise to MKHYTMVMGDTYNSSQVFIVTILLLFLPVFYKILQLCLVYLRVPVKSSDGRRLSGELPNLPWGHFNQVNFFGRPLSKKHGSIYYLWNCLTPVIILADAKAIRAFYSDHYSHQREPDFTCLGAVFKDILGNCLATSHGRDEVKRCRGPFEKYFSSEAVYKTLKVLGRECKSFVESLPVGKPVDLQTAGLADVTLRALVHVVYGEDVLCTHFHRILQLSNLLQGAVDMLNVGETRLPFYSLLPTKANQKARRFNEAWDEFNRFLFKEYEEGRLSAGDGFFFGMMEQLKTHALEIDEREFFHSLDEILLLNIDVSFAATSFALADLAQHKNIQDKVRREIDAILQGSDPSSHADLEKKLPYMEMVLKESARMHPALALSLPEKTVKQVTDLGGYQIPKGTPVCVDTHSLNFSEDYWENPDKFDPERFANGTKQVPGSFFRFGMGPRKCLGYRYAMAINRVVVASFLQKFSLELGQPSDLIRVKETGLFFFTPYLSPKIIFTSRNEKQTLIQPSSSGLMLENYRKSPVDKVVKK
- the LOC141878355 gene encoding uncharacterized protein LOC141878355 → MSHCEISQALLNGKKFLGDRRTMMLGLSPGNPYFYNLDVLRHLFKFARQSSDKVLIFIPDKISEHNFQAVGSKNPERSARVKANRLRNKCHEAIETNGRGEAPFRYIKWMEEVETCQKYHEAYKEIQELYRRNEEFQADIKQSTEMALRCLKKGREKAEESHNKENEDAETFDLEEGVKYLLKELAFLEVVPSIYESCQEFVFVYHRSWPVLEKYMNGYYDNIPKPSLGFVVHQ